A window of Onychostoma macrolepis isolate SWU-2019 chromosome 01, ASM1243209v1, whole genome shotgun sequence contains these coding sequences:
- the rnf11a gene encoding RING finger protein 11a: MGNCLSSQGADDLSLLNESEGASLPGEPPPPYQERAQVPVYHPTPSQTRLATQLTEEEQVRIAQRIGLIQHLPRGIFNPGSEPSDKKIKECVICMMDFEYSDPIRFLPCMHIYHVDCIDTWLMRSFTCPSCMEPVDAALLSSYETN, from the exons ATGGGGAACTGTCTGTCTTCTCAAGGCGCTGATGATCTGTCCTTGCTTAACGAGTCCGAGGGGGCGAGTCTGCCTGGAGAGCCTCCGCCACCCTACCAG GAGCGGGCGCAGGTGCCAGTGTACCATCCTACACCCAGTCAGACGCGGCTGGCCACTCAGCTGACAGAGGAGGAGCAGGTCCGTATCGCTCAGCGCATCGGCCTCATCCAACACCTGCCCCGAGGGATCTTCAACCCGGGCTCAGAGCCGTCAGACAAGAAGATCAAAGA GTGTGTGATCTGCATGATGGACTTTGAGTACAGCGACCCGATCCGGTTCCTGCCCTGCATGCACATCTATCACGTGGACTGCATTGACACCTGGCTCATGCGCTCCTTCACTTGCCCTTCCTGTATGGAGCCCGTCGACGCTGCGCTGCTGTCTTCCTACGAGACGAACTGA
- the rad23aa gene encoding RAD23 homolog A, nucleotide excision repair protein a — protein MQITLKTLQQQTIQIDIDDEQTVKALKEKIEAEKGRDSFPVAGQKLIYAGKILQDDTPIKEYKIDEKNFVVVMVSKTKAPGPPAPPSEPPKSVATPSSSSSSSSSPPVPAPAAIPIPGDECSDDPPATVSPAQSPDRGSGLGADGEDASSTLVKGQEYDAMLTNIMSMGYERDKVVAALKASYNNPHRAVEYLLNGIPTVPVQETSPAPAQLPTDTQPAEGENPLEFLRSQPQFQSMRQVIQQNPSLLPALLQQLGQENPELLQQISQHQELFIQMLNAPVGEGEVEAGEGGEFADLGALGDEAAPGSYIQVTQQEKEAIERLKALGFSEALVVQAYFACEKNENLAANFLLNQNFEDE, from the exons ATGCAGATCACACTGAAGACTTTGCAGCAGCAGACCATTCAAATAGACATCGACGATGAGCAGACG GTGAAGGCATTGAAAGAGAAGATTGAGGCTGAGAAGGGCCGAGACAGTTTTCCAGTAGCGGGACAGAAGCTGATCTACGCTGGGAAAATCCTGCAGGACGATACGCCCATCAAGGAGTACAAAATTGATGAGAAGAACTTTGTGGTGGTGATGGTGTCAAAG ACAAAAGCACCAGGCCCACCCGCTCCACCCTCAGAACCACCCAAATCTGTCGCTAcaccttcctcttcctcttcttcctcctcttctccTCCCGTTCCAGCCCCTGCAGCCATTCCCATCCCCGGAGACGAGTGTTCGGACGACCCTCCTGCAACCGTCTCGCCCGCACAGAGCCCTGACCG TGGCTCGGGTCTCGGGGCTGATGGGGAAGATGCGTCTTCAACATTAG TCAAAGGTCAGGAGTATGACGCCATGCTCACAAATATCATGTCTATGGGCTATGAGAGAGATAAAGTGGTGGCGGCACTCAAGGCCAGTTATAACAACCCACACCGCGCTGTGGAGTATCTGCTCAAT GGGATCCCTACTGTCCCAGTGCAGGAAACCAGTCCTGCTCCAGCTCAGCTCCCCACAGACACGCAGCCCGCAGAAG GTGAGAATCCGCTGGAGTTCCTGCGCTCTCAGCCGCAGTTCCAGAGCATGAGGCAGGTGATCCAGCAGAACCCGTCCTTACTGCCGGCCCTCCTGCAGCAGCTGGGACAGGAGAACCCTGAACTCCTGCAG CAAATCAGCCAGCATCAGGAGCTCTTCATCCAGATGCTGAACGCGCCGGTGGGTGAAGGTGAAGTCGAGGCTGGAGAGGGCGGAGAGTTTGCTGATTTGGGTGCTCTCGGTGACGAGGCGGCACCTGGGAGTTACATCCAAGTGACACAACAGGAGAAAGAAGCCATCGAGAGG TTAAAAGCTCTGGGGTTTTCAGAAGCTCTGGTGGTCCAGGCGTACTTCGCCTGTGAGAAGAACGAGAACCTGGCCGCAAACTTCCTGCTCAATCAGAATTTCGAGGATGAATGA